The genomic region TTCATGTTCTCACCTGTTTGCCGGCAGGCTGGGTGAACGTGGGTGGTGCGCTGGGAACGTGAGAACAATCCATAAGATAGCACAGAATCGCCTACCCGTCAACAGCTTACGGTGTTTTGGCACCGTTCGTACCGCTCGCGAGCTCCCGCCGGAAGAACGCGAGGGCCACGTCGTTGACGTTGGCCCCCTGCATGTCGTGTCCCGCTTCCGGGAAGGTCCGGATCTCGAAGGTCTTCTGAAGCTCCGTGAGGCGGTCCCGGAGAAGATAGGCCTGGCTCACGGGAACGTTCTCATCCTTCTCTCCGTGGAGGATGAGAACCGGGCAGGCGAGCTGTTCCATGCGGAAGACGGAGCTGCGCTCCCTCACGGCCTTCTCCGAGAGCCCGGCCTCTTTCTCCATGTTCTTTCGGATGCCGAGGATGCCCACGTCGTCATGCGCTTTCTTGAAGTCGTAGATCCCGGCGCCGAACACCGCGGCTCGAAGCTCCGCCGGAGCGACCCGGACCGCGAGGAGAGAAGCGGCCATGGCGCCCCGGGAGTACCCGAACACTCCCATTCGAGTGCTGTCGACGTAATTCTCCCGCCGGAAACGTCGGAATCCGGCCTCGATCCCGGCCATGGTCTTGGGTCCCACGTAGTCCGGTTTCCCTTCGGACCGGCCAAATCCGCGCTGCGTGATCGCCACGGCAGCGAAACCTTCCCTCGCGAATCGGATGCCGGCCGGGAGGTAATCGCGGGCTGTCCGGGAATAGCCGGGGATGAGGACGAGGCCCGGATACCTTCCCTCCGCCGCCGGACGAAACGCGATGGCCTCGACCGTGTCCTTGCCGACCACGTAGTCGTACTTCCGGACGATCACCTGCGCCTTGGGAAGCATGACCTGTCCTTCCCGATCCAGGGCTTGCAGGACCTGATCCGGGTCGACGGGCTGGGCACCTCCGAGTGACGGCCAGAACAGGAGGGCCGCCAGCGCGATCCGCATACCTCGCATCAAGTTATCTCCTTCGGGTTGCCGGGGATCCGTTCGCATTGTCACGGGCATTCTCTCATACACCGAGACGAGCGCTCTCGATCCCGCGCGCGGCAGCCTTCCCGAGGCTCGGACAGCCTCTCGCGAATCGGCCGGGTCTGTGGCATCTTGGGGTGCGCGAGTCCGGCGCATCTCGTCTGAAGGAGACTCTCTCCATGCCCTCTCGCCCCAAGCCGCGGCTCCTTCGCTGGCTCCTTCCGTTTGTTCTCTGGCTCGGCCTGCCGGATCCTGCCCCGGGATCCCTGTTCGAGGCGGTCCGCTCGTACCCGGTCGGCGTCTTCGAGGCGGCACGTTCCTATCCCACCGGCATCTCGCCCTTCGGCATCGCGCCCTACGCGGTGGTAACGGGCGACCTGAACTCGGACGGCCTGCCCGACCTCGTGACCGCGAACAATGGCGGCGACATGACCATCCTTCTCGGAACCGAAGACGGCACCTTCGAGGCAAAGCCGCCGGTCCTGCTTCTCGATTCTGTCTTCAACGTCGCTCTCGGACACCTGGACGGTGACGCGACCCTGGACATGGCCGTCGCGATGTTCAGCAATGTCGCCGTCCTGATGGGAGACGGAAAGGGCGGATTCGGGGAACCCATCTACTATCCGACCGAGTACGCGAATTCGGTCGCCATCGGGGACTTCAACGGAGACGGCTTCCAGGACCTGGCCGTCCCGAGCTGGTACACCAACACGGTGTCCCTCATGGCCGGCGGCGACGGCAAGTTCGAGCCCATGGCGACGCT from Candidatus Eisenbacteria bacterium harbors:
- a CDS encoding prolyl oligopeptidase family serine peptidase; protein product: MRGMRIALAALLFWPSLGGAQPVDPDQVLQALDREGQVMLPKAQVIVRKYDYVVGKDTVEAIAFRPAAEGRYPGLVLIPGYSRTARDYLPAGIRFAREGFAAVAITQRGFGRSEGKPDYVGPKTMAGIEAGFRRFRRENYVDSTRMGVFGYSRGAMAASLLAVRVAPAELRAAVFGAGIYDFKKAHDDVGILGIRKNMEKEAGLSEKAVRERSSVFRMEQLACPVLILHGEKDENVPVSQAYLLRDRLTELQKTFEIRTFPEAGHDMQGANVNDVALAFFRRELASGTNGAKTP